In one window of Bemisia tabaci chromosome 6, PGI_BMITA_v3 DNA:
- the LOC109043521 gene encoding uncharacterized protein isoform X1 yields the protein MSPCAKLCVLALLACAVNSAPVPEEEGNTELPSSGPEIVVPNSDGFEGAPVPSDAQVTKRQAEEAAVDDAQTPEGQGLEAGQNPGAFFAPEQGAQDPATLTQESSQFNAEATIPQGQEASVTKRQAEEATVDDAQTPEGQGLEAGQNSGAFFAPEQGAQDPATLTQESSQLNAEAAIPQGQEASVSKRQADTAQVEGQETSQQDAQFVQPEGQVDPANDESQVAESSLPQQEVTSVSKRQVEQPAEESQADEQPAEVPQADGQSISAPEGQFFAPLNQEAQSPAEPTGLTQDDSQVAAEGSIPQEGQTVAKRQVQEAQSADAGQAPIVPDLESQSFEGGAVEPQADAPAEIPTQDEVSQGAEDAQSKLTKRQTDFDFNHEQVFNKDRKEPCVVGGDVEDCDGFQAGLRQAKSDEAKRPKRQGSFASAGSETDYGGFGGYGGGSESEAQSQSASFSLGPFQASFSESEASSQSGNQGYNNYGGGYGKGGFNDY from the exons ATGTCTCCGTGCGCGAAATTGTGCGTTTTGGCCCTTCTCGCGTGTGCCGTGAACTCTGCGCCTGTGCCTGAAGAAGAGGGTAATACTGAACTTCCATCATCAGGCCCTGAAATAGTTGTCCCTAACTCGGATGGCTTCGAAGGCGCTCCAGTCCCTTCCGATGCTCAAGTGACCAAGCGACAAGCTGAGGAAGCAGCCGTGGACGACGCTCAAACTCCGGAGGGACAAGGGCTGGAAGCAGGACAGAACCCTGGAGCGTTTTTCGCTCCGGAGCAAGGTGCTCAGGACCCAGCCACACTAACCCAGGAGAGCTCTCAGTTCAATGCTGAGGCCACCATCCCTCAGGGACAGGAGGCCTCCGTGACCAAGCGACAAGCTGAGGAAGCAACCGTGGACGACGCTCAAACTCCGGAGGGACAAGGGCTGGAGGCAGGACAGAACTCTGGGGCGTTCTTCGCTCCGGAACAAGGTGCACAGGACCCAGCCACACTAACCCAGGAGAGCTCTCAGCTCAATGCTGAGGCCGCCATCCCTCAGGGACAGGAGGCCTCCGTGAGCAAGAGGCAGGCTGACACTGCTCAAGTCGAGGGACAGGAGACAAGCCAGCAAGACGCCCAGTTCGTCCAACCCGAGGGCCAGGTCGACCCGGCCAATGACGAGAGCCAAGTCGCTGAAAGTTCTCTCCCGCAACAAGAAGTTACCTCCGTGAGCAAAAGGCAAGTTGAACAACCAGCTGAAGAATCGCAGGCTGACGAACAACCAGCTGAAGTTCCGCAGGCTGACGGACAATCCATCTCTGCACCCGAGGGACAGTTCTTCGCTCCCCTGAACCAGGAAGCACAATCCCCAGCCGAACCTACTGGTTTGACTCAGGATGACAGTCAGGTCGCTGCTGAGGGCTCCATCCCTCAAGAAGGACAGACCGTGGCCAAGCGACAAGTCCAAGAGGCGCAATCCGCCGATGCCGGTCAAGCTCCAATCGTCCCCGATCTGGAGTCTCAATCTTTTGAAGGCGGTGCCGTAGAACCGCAGGCGGACGCACCAGCCGAGATCCCGACCCAGGACGAAGTCAGCCAAGGAGCAGAAGATGCTCAGTCCAAGCTGACGAAGAGACAAACTGATTTCGATTTCAATCACGAACAGGTCTTCAATAAAGACAGAAAAGAACCATGCGTAGTTGGTGGTGATGTGGAAGATTGCGATGGGTTCCAGGCAGGTCTGAGGCAAGCTAAGTCAG ATGAAGCCAAAAGACCCAAAAGGCAAGGCAGTTTCGCCTCTGCCGGTTCCGAAACGGATTACGGTGGTTTCGGCGGGTATGGGGGTGGATCCGAAAGTGAAGCCCAGAGCCAATCGGCTAGCTTCAGCCTTGGACCGTTTCAGGCGAGTTTCTCGGAAAGTGAAGCTAGCTCGCAGAGTGGAAATCAGGGATACAACAACTACGGTGGAGGATACGGAAAGGGGGG CTTCAACGACTACTGA
- the LOC109043521 gene encoding uncharacterized protein isoform X2, producing the protein MSPCAKLCVLALLACAVNSAPVPEEEGNTELPSSGPEIVVPNSDGFEGAPVPSDAQVTKRQAEEAAVDDAQTPEGQGLEAGQNPGAFFAPEQGAQDPATLTQESSQFNAEATIPQGQEASVTKRQAEEATVDDAQTPEGQGLEAGQNSGAFFAPEQGAQDPATLTQESSQLNAEAAIPQGQEASVSKRQADTAQVEGQETSQQDAQFVQPEGQVDPANDESQVAESSLPQQEVTSVSKRQVEQPAEESQADEQPAEVPQADGQSISAPEGQFFAPLNQEAQSPAEPTGLTQDDSQVAAEGSIPQEGQTVAKRQVQEAQSADAGQAPIVPDLESQSFEGGAVEPQADAPAEIPTQDEVSQGAEDAQSKLTKRQTDFDFNHEQVFNKDRKEPCVVGGDVEDCDGFQAGLRQAKSASTTTDTE; encoded by the exons ATGTCTCCGTGCGCGAAATTGTGCGTTTTGGCCCTTCTCGCGTGTGCCGTGAACTCTGCGCCTGTGCCTGAAGAAGAGGGTAATACTGAACTTCCATCATCAGGCCCTGAAATAGTTGTCCCTAACTCGGATGGCTTCGAAGGCGCTCCAGTCCCTTCCGATGCTCAAGTGACCAAGCGACAAGCTGAGGAAGCAGCCGTGGACGACGCTCAAACTCCGGAGGGACAAGGGCTGGAAGCAGGACAGAACCCTGGAGCGTTTTTCGCTCCGGAGCAAGGTGCTCAGGACCCAGCCACACTAACCCAGGAGAGCTCTCAGTTCAATGCTGAGGCCACCATCCCTCAGGGACAGGAGGCCTCCGTGACCAAGCGACAAGCTGAGGAAGCAACCGTGGACGACGCTCAAACTCCGGAGGGACAAGGGCTGGAGGCAGGACAGAACTCTGGGGCGTTCTTCGCTCCGGAACAAGGTGCACAGGACCCAGCCACACTAACCCAGGAGAGCTCTCAGCTCAATGCTGAGGCCGCCATCCCTCAGGGACAGGAGGCCTCCGTGAGCAAGAGGCAGGCTGACACTGCTCAAGTCGAGGGACAGGAGACAAGCCAGCAAGACGCCCAGTTCGTCCAACCCGAGGGCCAGGTCGACCCGGCCAATGACGAGAGCCAAGTCGCTGAAAGTTCTCTCCCGCAACAAGAAGTTACCTCCGTGAGCAAAAGGCAAGTTGAACAACCAGCTGAAGAATCGCAGGCTGACGAACAACCAGCTGAAGTTCCGCAGGCTGACGGACAATCCATCTCTGCACCCGAGGGACAGTTCTTCGCTCCCCTGAACCAGGAAGCACAATCCCCAGCCGAACCTACTGGTTTGACTCAGGATGACAGTCAGGTCGCTGCTGAGGGCTCCATCCCTCAAGAAGGACAGACCGTGGCCAAGCGACAAGTCCAAGAGGCGCAATCCGCCGATGCCGGTCAAGCTCCAATCGTCCCCGATCTGGAGTCTCAATCTTTTGAAGGCGGTGCCGTAGAACCGCAGGCGGACGCACCAGCCGAGATCCCGACCCAGGACGAAGTCAGCCAAGGAGCAGAAGATGCTCAGTCCAAGCTGACGAAGAGACAAACTGATTTCGATTTCAATCACGAACAGGTCTTCAATAAAGACAGAAAAGAACCATGCGTAGTTGGTGGTGATGTGGAAGATTGCGATGGGTTCCAGGCAGGTCTGAGGCAAGCTAAGTCAG CTTCAACGACTACTGACACTGAATGA